Proteins found in one Actinokineospora alba genomic segment:
- a CDS encoding MCE family protein, which translates to MRHRNPMVTGALAGAVLFAFVAAAVIAPKLVFLARTNDYTAEFANAAGLTAHDQVYVAGVPSGRVTEVSLAGDRVHVKFRLDNDQPLGESSSASIKLLTILGTRYLSVQPAGSGELDEDTVIPLARTSVPYSLDELAGAATGTVEQLDLAALQKMVHTMREVIPQDPALVNNALTGVAAASDLIARRDKQFDQLLEATKTVTSDLLGQRDTLISLVGDATAVAQMLDSRRAVIRQLIADVGSLSEQLRKFLADNAEVLGPLLNRLHELVTAMSANEKALSDTLTQLAPTSRYLANATGNGPWADVVGPAGPLPDNLLCLSGLIQGCR; encoded by the coding sequence ATGAGACACCGCAACCCGATGGTCACCGGCGCGCTCGCGGGCGCGGTCCTGTTCGCGTTCGTCGCCGCGGCGGTGATCGCGCCGAAGCTGGTGTTCCTGGCCCGCACCAACGACTACACCGCCGAGTTCGCCAACGCGGCCGGACTCACCGCGCACGACCAGGTCTACGTCGCCGGAGTGCCGTCCGGCCGGGTGACCGAGGTGAGCCTGGCGGGCGACCGGGTCCACGTGAAGTTCCGGCTCGACAACGACCAGCCGCTCGGCGAGAGCTCGAGCGCATCGATCAAGCTGCTCACGATCCTGGGCACCCGGTACCTCAGCGTGCAGCCCGCGGGCAGCGGCGAGCTCGACGAGGACACGGTCATCCCGCTGGCGCGCACGTCGGTGCCCTACAGCCTCGACGAACTCGCCGGAGCCGCCACCGGCACGGTCGAGCAACTCGACCTGGCCGCGCTGCAGAAGATGGTCCACACGATGCGCGAGGTCATCCCGCAGGATCCGGCGCTGGTGAACAACGCGCTGACCGGGGTCGCCGCCGCCTCGGACCTGATCGCCCGCCGCGACAAGCAGTTCGACCAGTTGCTGGAGGCGACCAAAACCGTCACCAGCGACCTCCTCGGCCAGCGCGACACCCTGATCTCCCTCGTCGGCGACGCCACGGCGGTGGCGCAGATGCTGGACTCGCGGCGGGCGGTGATCCGGCAGCTGATCGCCGACGTCGGGTCGCTGTCCGAGCAGCTGCGGAAGTTCCTCGCCGACAACGCCGAAGTCCTCGGCCCGCTGCTGAACCGCCTGCACGAGCTGGTGACCGCGATGTCGGCCAACGAGAAAGCCCTGTCGGACACGCTGACCCAGCTCGCCCCGACCAGCCGCTACCTGGCCAACGCCACCGGCAACGGGCCGTGGGCCGACGTCGTTGGACCGGCCGGACCACTGCCGGACAACCTGCTCTGCCTGTCCGGACTCATCCAGGGGTGCCGATGA
- a CDS encoding MCE family protein codes for MPDLTRGGVSRVSLLLRGIAGVTALAAVSVLTLINSAGGFTSEPEITAVLPAASGPIQDNVPVQYRGVPIGRVVDIRPGTDSATLTLRIKDGQLDRIPDGVQARLLPRTLFGDQYLDLSVPQGQASAGTLREGAALRPDTSAQTVQLYVAYTKLYDLITALEPAKIQVALGAMADLLRGRGAEYGRMIDDAAALVNGSRPLVDSLGDNLTDIAGITRQLAASAPDQLATLDNAVALSRTVVDKQQNLAALLVGGGQVADQAQRMLTDNSGRFIELVRTTAPVTKVVGGQPELLGKMLDSTNGFLEAANRGFSTGRLKIRVAITLDQPYPYTPADCPRYPGLAGPNCGQAVPKASSGTTGPVGSPQEQQTLQQLLLYLPTDTPPSDTLQSAQPDLFSLLLGPLVRGSQVMIP; via the coding sequence ATGCCGGACCTCACCCGAGGCGGAGTCAGCCGGGTCAGCCTGCTGCTGCGCGGGATCGCGGGCGTGACCGCGCTCGCCGCCGTCTCCGTCCTCACCCTGATCAACAGCGCGGGCGGGTTCACCTCCGAACCGGAGATCACCGCCGTGCTGCCGGCGGCGAGCGGCCCGATCCAGGACAACGTGCCGGTGCAGTACCGGGGTGTCCCGATCGGCCGGGTCGTCGACATCCGCCCGGGAACCGACAGCGCGACCCTGACCCTGCGGATCAAGGACGGCCAACTCGACCGCATCCCCGATGGAGTCCAGGCCCGCCTGCTGCCGCGCACCCTGTTCGGCGACCAGTACCTCGATCTCTCCGTCCCGCAGGGCCAAGCGTCGGCGGGCACGCTGCGGGAGGGTGCGGCGCTGCGGCCGGACACCTCGGCGCAGACCGTGCAGCTGTATGTGGCCTACACCAAGCTCTACGACCTCATCACCGCCCTGGAGCCCGCGAAGATCCAGGTGGCGCTGGGCGCCATGGCCGACCTGCTGCGCGGGCGCGGCGCCGAGTACGGGCGGATGATCGATGACGCCGCCGCCCTGGTGAACGGTTCCCGACCGCTCGTCGACTCCCTCGGCGACAACCTCACCGATATCGCGGGCATCACCCGGCAGCTCGCCGCGAGCGCACCCGACCAGTTGGCCACCCTCGACAACGCCGTCGCGCTCTCCCGCACCGTGGTCGACAAGCAGCAGAACCTCGCCGCCCTGCTCGTCGGCGGCGGCCAGGTCGCCGACCAGGCGCAGCGGATGCTCACCGACAACTCCGGCCGCTTCATCGAGCTGGTGCGCACGACCGCGCCGGTGACGAAGGTGGTCGGTGGCCAACCAGAGCTGCTCGGCAAGATGCTCGACAGCACCAACGGCTTCCTCGAAGCCGCCAACCGCGGGTTCTCCACCGGGCGGCTCAAGATCCGGGTCGCGATCACCTTGGACCAGCCCTACCCGTACACGCCCGCCGACTGCCCGCGCTATCCCGGCCTGGCGGGCCCCAACTGCGGGCAGGCCGTGCCCAAGGCGTCGAGCGGGACCACCGGGCCGGTCGGGAGCCCCCAGGAGCAGCAGACCTTGCAGCAGCTACTCCTCTATCTGCCAACGGATACACCGCCGAGCGACACACTTCAGTCGGCCCAGCCGGACCTGTTCAGCCTGCTGCTCGGTCCGCTCGTGCGCGGGAGCCAGGTGATGATCCCGTGA
- a CDS encoding MCE family protein — MRRLLLAVLTVSLLSGCGLSMQNLPIGRSPDGPTYHVTAVFADASNVPIGGMVKIGQATVGRVSSIDTRDFQAVVGLEITADTVLSPGTTAQLQLTSALGEEFVDLRPPATPAPGEPLRDGSVIPLSATSRGPDVENMLAAVGGLLNGSGLDHVRTIVTELNTMLGGREDEVRDLLHQLDGVLASLDSHGTQIAGLIDSMNTLAADTAAQRPLLEAALTDITPALQVLISQRDQFTGLLTKVTALSTSANGILGETGQAFTTQLKQLRPVLDSLSAFDKRLEPTLAQLTKFGGLLDRAVPGDYLKVDMTLDVPNSILQLIQSTGGLPLPVPLGGGVR, encoded by the coding sequence ATGCGACGCCTGTTGCTCGCTGTGCTGACCGTGTCGCTGCTGAGCGGCTGCGGCCTGAGCATGCAGAACCTGCCGATCGGCCGCTCCCCCGACGGCCCGACGTACCACGTGACCGCGGTGTTCGCCGACGCCTCGAACGTGCCGATCGGCGGCATGGTCAAGATCGGCCAGGCCACAGTGGGCCGGGTGTCGAGCATCGACACCCGCGACTTCCAGGCGGTGGTCGGCTTGGAGATCACCGCCGACACCGTCCTCTCCCCCGGCACGACCGCGCAGCTGCAACTCACCTCCGCGCTCGGCGAGGAATTCGTCGACCTGCGGCCACCCGCGACGCCCGCGCCGGGCGAGCCGCTGCGCGACGGCTCCGTCATCCCGCTGTCGGCGACCTCGCGCGGCCCGGACGTGGAGAACATGCTGGCCGCGGTCGGCGGGCTGCTCAACGGCAGCGGCCTCGACCACGTCCGCACGATCGTGACCGAGCTGAACACCATGCTCGGCGGGCGTGAGGACGAGGTCCGCGACCTGCTGCACCAGCTCGACGGTGTGCTGGCCTCCCTCGACAGCCACGGCACCCAGATCGCGGGCCTGATCGACTCGATGAACACCCTGGCCGCCGACACCGCCGCCCAGCGGCCGCTGCTGGAGGCCGCGCTCACCGATATCACGCCCGCCCTGCAGGTGTTGATCTCCCAGCGCGACCAGTTCACCGGCCTGCTCACCAAGGTGACCGCGCTGAGCACGTCGGCGAACGGCATCCTCGGGGAGACCGGTCAGGCGTTCACCACCCAGCTCAAGCAGCTGCGGCCGGTGCTCGACTCGCTCAGCGCGTTCGACAAACGACTGGAGCCCACCCTCGCCCAGCTCACCAAGTTCGGCGGCCTGCTCGACCGGGCGGTCCCCGGCGACTACCTCAAGGTCGACATGACGCTCGACGTGCCGAACTCGATCCTGCAGCTGATCCAGTCGACCGGCGGGCTGCCGCTGCCCGTCCCGCTGGGAGGTGGGGTCCGGTGA
- a CDS encoding MCE family protein — MTAVSIKLALYVVISVLAGVVVVNTLTDPIGHATDDYHAVFTDAAGLINGSDITIAGVRVGTVSGVRLENGLATVDFDLREDQRIPADARAVIRYADLLGARAVAIVPGPGGAGDLPPGSTIPVERTAPALDMTSLFNGFKPLFNAIDPKEVNQLAGELVAVFQGESGTIASLLRHVVSVTATINSKDQVIGQVLDNLTAVLSTINSHRDDLKALLDGLATLTDNVAASREQIAAALDSGAQLAGTLSDLLGDLTPTLTRDVRSVDALAQTLLRNSDGIDAVLAATPGFFADLNRAGDYGSWINIYICNLSVTLASTPTDLGVGPHSAVCR; from the coding sequence ATGACCGCGGTCTCGATCAAGCTCGCGCTCTACGTGGTGATCTCCGTCCTCGCGGGCGTCGTCGTGGTCAACACGCTGACCGACCCGATCGGGCACGCCACCGACGACTACCACGCCGTGTTCACCGACGCCGCCGGGCTGATCAACGGCAGCGACATCACGATCGCCGGGGTCCGGGTCGGCACCGTCAGCGGCGTGCGGCTGGAGAACGGACTGGCCACAGTGGACTTCGACCTGCGTGAGGACCAGCGGATCCCCGCCGACGCGCGCGCCGTGATCCGCTACGCCGACCTGCTCGGCGCCCGAGCCGTCGCGATCGTCCCAGGTCCGGGCGGCGCGGGCGACCTGCCGCCGGGCTCGACCATCCCGGTCGAACGGACCGCGCCCGCGCTGGACATGACCTCGCTGTTCAACGGGTTCAAGCCGCTGTTCAACGCGATCGACCCGAAGGAGGTCAACCAGCTCGCGGGCGAACTCGTCGCCGTGTTCCAAGGCGAGTCGGGCACCATCGCGAGCCTGCTGCGGCACGTGGTGTCGGTGACCGCCACGATCAACAGCAAGGACCAGGTGATCGGCCAGGTGCTCGACAACCTCACCGCGGTGCTCAGCACGATCAACAGCCACCGCGACGACCTCAAAGCCCTCCTCGACGGGCTGGCCACGCTCACCGACAACGTCGCCGCGAGCCGGGAGCAGATCGCCGCGGCACTCGACTCGGGCGCCCAGCTGGCGGGCACCCTCTCGGATCTCCTCGGTGACCTCACGCCGACCCTGACCCGCGACGTGCGCTCGGTCGACGCCCTCGCGCAGACGCTGCTGCGCAACTCCGACGGCATCGACGCGGTCCTCGCGGCCACGCCCGGGTTCTTCGCCGACCTGAACCGGGCGGGCGATTACGGCTCCTGGATCAACATCTACATCTGCAACCTCAGCGTCACCCTCGCGAGCACCCCGACCGATCTCGGCGTCGGCCCGCACTCGGCGGTGTGCCGATGA
- a CDS encoding TIGR03885 family FMN-dependent LLM class oxidoreductase: MTVFGFHASHEQVHPRALLDAAVKAERAGFHAAMCSDHFSPWSARQGHSGFAWSWLGAALQATTLPFGVVNAPGQRYHPAIVAQAVGTLGAMFPDRFWVALGSGEASNEHITGEKWPRKDARNARLRECVDVIRALLAGDEVSHDGLVTVDRARLWTLPETPPPLIGAAVSVETARWCAEWADGLITVGGPVEHLRRMVGTYRDAGGRGKLALQVHLSWARDEETARHLAHDQWRSNVFGPPMAWDLELAEHFDAAAKHVSADDVAKVVHVSADLGRHAEWLRSYVDLGFDEIYLHHVGQHQDDFIAAFGESVLPELAEVGSWS, translated from the coding sequence ATGACTGTCTTCGGCTTCCATGCTTCGCATGAACAGGTCCACCCACGGGCGCTGCTCGACGCCGCGGTGAAGGCCGAGCGGGCCGGGTTCCACGCGGCGATGTGCTCGGACCACTTCTCGCCGTGGAGCGCGCGGCAGGGCCATTCCGGTTTCGCCTGGTCGTGGCTGGGCGCGGCGCTGCAGGCCACGACCCTGCCGTTCGGCGTGGTGAACGCGCCCGGGCAGCGGTATCACCCGGCGATCGTGGCGCAGGCGGTCGGGACGCTGGGGGCGATGTTCCCCGACCGGTTCTGGGTGGCCTTGGGTTCCGGGGAGGCCAGCAACGAGCACATCACCGGCGAGAAGTGGCCGCGCAAGGACGCCCGCAACGCGCGGCTGCGCGAGTGCGTCGACGTCATCCGGGCGCTGCTGGCGGGCGACGAGGTCAGCCACGACGGGCTGGTGACGGTGGACCGGGCCCGCCTGTGGACGCTGCCGGAGACGCCGCCACCGCTGATCGGGGCCGCGGTGAGCGTGGAGACCGCCCGGTGGTGCGCGGAGTGGGCGGACGGGCTGATCACCGTCGGCGGCCCGGTGGAGCACCTGCGGCGCATGGTCGGCACCTACCGCGACGCGGGCGGGCGCGGCAAGCTGGCGCTGCAGGTCCACCTGTCCTGGGCGCGCGACGAGGAGACCGCACGGCACCTCGCGCACGACCAGTGGCGCAGCAATGTGTTCGGGCCGCCGATGGCGTGGGACCTGGAGCTGGCCGAACACTTCGACGCGGCGGCGAAGCACGTCAGCGCGGACGACGTGGCCAAGGTCGTCCACGTCTCCGCCGACCTGGGCAGGCATGCCGAGTGGCTGCGGTCCTACGTGGACCTGGGGTTCGACGAGATCTATCTGCACCACGTCGGACAGCACCAGGACGACTTCATCGCCGCGTTCGGCGAGTCGGTGCTGCCGGAGCTGGCGGAGGTGGGGTCGTGGAGCTGA
- a CDS encoding MCE family protein — MKSRLAAALTGVCVFTLLAAGAWYTFKPGAVLRVSADFTAADQVYPGNRVAILGVPVGTVESVTPVGSVVRVTMTLPGDTRIPDSAQAYIMSPQIVSDRFVELSPPYRTGGELRDGAVIPVERTHAPIKWDQLVGAMDTLATALGPNGANKNGDLTALLHSAAVTAKDNGPALRDAVVKISQATSLLAGDTGDLGAVLGNVDKLVQVVADHRTEIATLTQVVGRLGTDLTTERDGISKTIGDLSAVLSEVDKLVRAHGGALSEDLTNLANLTGTLAAHQQNLAETLDVLPLAMGNTARAVSPDERLRLRMDMSTNLSQFPASAALCQRLPVPLCSGPGLVNPIPLPPSGLPLGGG; from the coding sequence ATGAAGAGCCGACTGGCCGCCGCGCTGACCGGGGTGTGCGTGTTCACGCTGCTGGCCGCGGGCGCGTGGTACACGTTCAAACCCGGTGCGGTGCTTCGGGTCTCGGCCGACTTCACCGCCGCCGACCAGGTGTACCCCGGCAACCGGGTGGCGATCCTGGGCGTGCCGGTGGGCACGGTCGAGTCGGTCACGCCAGTGGGGTCGGTGGTGCGGGTGACGATGACCCTGCCCGGTGACACGCGGATCCCCGACAGCGCACAGGCCTACATCATGAGCCCGCAGATAGTCAGCGACCGGTTCGTCGAGCTGAGCCCGCCGTACCGGACCGGCGGCGAACTGCGCGACGGCGCGGTGATCCCGGTGGAGCGCACCCACGCGCCGATCAAGTGGGACCAGCTGGTGGGGGCGATGGACACCCTCGCCACGGCCCTGGGGCCCAACGGCGCCAACAAGAACGGCGACCTGACCGCGCTGCTGCACTCCGCGGCGGTCACCGCGAAAGACAACGGACCCGCCCTGCGCGACGCGGTCGTGAAGATCAGCCAGGCGACCAGCCTGCTCGCGGGCGACACCGGCGACCTGGGCGCTGTGTTGGGCAACGTCGACAAGCTCGTGCAGGTAGTGGCCGACCACCGGACAGAGATCGCCACCCTGACCCAGGTCGTCGGCAGGCTCGGGACGGATCTCACGACCGAGCGGGACGGGATCTCGAAGACGATCGGCGACCTGTCGGCCGTCCTGTCCGAAGTGGACAAACTGGTCCGCGCGCACGGCGGCGCGTTGAGCGAGGACCTGACGAACCTGGCCAACCTCACCGGAACGCTCGCCGCGCACCAGCAGAACCTGGCCGAGACCCTCGACGTGCTGCCGCTGGCGATGGGCAACACCGCGCGGGCGGTGTCACCGGACGAACGGCTGCGCCTGCGGATGGACATGTCCACCAACCTCAGCCAGTTCCCCGCCTCGGCCGCGCTGTGCCAACGGCTGCCGGTGCCGCTGTGCTCCGGCCCGGGACTGGTCAACCCGATCCCGCTGCCGCCTTCGGGCCTACCCCTCGGCGGTGGCTGA
- a CDS encoding VirB8/TrbF family protein produces the protein MTTPTDEDVDTTESTVEPEESIEDTRRPRALTIVLALVIVVLLALSGFLGWKFLERRQADSARAAAVDAGTRYATDLASYDFTNLAGNFTTVTANSTEKFAQQYKQVSDNLTQLIVQMKATSKGSVTQLGVVESDADSAVLILFLDQAITNTNSPQPRVDRNRMRLSLVQSGDRWLIDDVQLL, from the coding sequence ATGACGACACCGACCGACGAGGACGTCGACACCACAGAGTCCACTGTGGAACCAGAGGAGTCCATTGAGGACACCCGACGACCGCGCGCGCTGACGATCGTGCTCGCGCTGGTAATCGTCGTGCTCCTGGCGCTGTCAGGGTTCCTGGGGTGGAAGTTCCTTGAGCGGCGCCAGGCGGACTCAGCCCGGGCCGCCGCCGTCGACGCGGGCACCCGCTACGCCACCGACTTGGCCAGCTACGACTTCACCAACCTGGCGGGCAACTTCACCACCGTCACCGCCAACTCGACGGAGAAGTTCGCCCAGCAGTACAAGCAGGTCAGCGACAACCTCACGCAGCTGATCGTGCAGATGAAGGCGACGTCGAAGGGGTCGGTGACCCAGCTCGGCGTGGTCGAGTCGGACGCGGACAGCGCCGTGCTGATCCTGTTCCTGGACCAGGCCATCACGAACACAAACTCGCCGCAGCCCCGCGTCGACCGCAACCGGATGCGGCTGAGCCTGGTCCAGAGCGGCGACCGCTGGCTGATCGACGACGTGCAGTTGCTCTGA
- a CDS encoding MlaE family ABC transporter permease, giving the protein MAGTVVRRSSRLAQPVTGGLIRLGIQVSFYVYALAAVPRAVTHYWRHVVKLVAEVSFGRASLLAGGGTIGVVFAMSFVSATQLGLEGYRGLDLIGLTPMSGLMTALVNTRELAPLVAGIALAAKVGTGFTAQLGAMRISDEVDALEVMAIPSMTFLVSTRIAAAFIAVIPLYLIGLFASYLATNVAVVAINGQSQGTYDFYFHLMLTPGDVLKSLLKVLIFAVIITLVHCFYGYTATGGPEGVGRAAGAALRTSIVTLAVADMLLSFTFWGLHPSLPGLGVQ; this is encoded by the coding sequence ATGGCGGGAACCGTGGTCCGGCGCAGCAGCAGGCTGGCCCAGCCAGTCACCGGCGGCCTGATCAGGCTCGGCATCCAGGTCAGCTTCTACGTCTACGCCTTGGCGGCCGTCCCGCGCGCGGTCACCCACTACTGGCGGCACGTGGTCAAACTGGTCGCCGAGGTGAGCTTCGGCCGGGCGTCGCTGCTCGCGGGCGGCGGCACCATCGGCGTGGTCTTCGCGATGTCGTTCGTCTCCGCCACCCAACTCGGCCTGGAGGGCTACCGCGGCCTCGACCTGATCGGCCTGACCCCGATGTCCGGCCTCATGACCGCGCTGGTCAACACCCGCGAGCTGGCACCACTCGTGGCCGGCATCGCGCTGGCGGCCAAGGTCGGCACCGGCTTCACCGCGCAGCTGGGCGCGATGCGGATCAGCGACGAGGTAGACGCGCTGGAGGTCATGGCGATCCCGTCGATGACGTTCCTGGTCAGCACCCGGATCGCGGCCGCGTTCATCGCGGTGATCCCGCTATACCTGATCGGCCTGTTCGCCTCCTACCTGGCGACCAACGTCGCCGTGGTGGCGATCAACGGGCAGTCCCAGGGCACCTACGACTTCTACTTCCACCTGATGCTCACCCCGGGCGACGTCCTCAAGTCGCTGCTCAAGGTCCTGATCTTCGCGGTGATCATCACCTTGGTGCACTGCTTCTACGGTTACACCGCGACCGGCGGCCCCGAGGGCGTCGGCCGCGCCGCGGGCGCCGCGCTGCGCACCAGCATCGTCACCCTGGCGGTCGCCGACATGCTGCTGTCCTTCACCTTCTGGGGCCTGCACCCGTCGCTGCCCGGTCTGGGGGTGCAGTGA
- a CDS encoding MlaD family protein, with product MNRTVVVQLVLFAVMGLAAGLYVVDNVLGPQAFGTPMKVTVRLPDAAGLARESQVTYRGVDAGTVSSVDIDPDGKGVTLELTLDPGLRIPVDTQAVISMDTPVAIQHVDLRPTHDRPPYLTEGSVIEAKDTAVPLPLNTLLVHFMELADSVDPEDLRVLTDALATGLNGTGPQLRQIMTNTQTLMDALRANEPVLVNLLTNADSVLGAADGLPKLAADMRRLTDQVRAQDPAIRSILDTAPGFTATLAPLMANNQQGAAALLGNLLTTSQIVSVRIPALKETMVALPRALDALASTAHGDTVDMYLVGAQGPVCFNDTDRRTPTDTSPRDPQLGWHCQPGPGLSQRGAMNAPRPVATYDPATGQGRTPSGERFSVGAGGGQAEVLGPRSWQSLFLQGVS from the coding sequence GTGAACCGCACGGTCGTCGTCCAGCTCGTCCTGTTCGCCGTCATGGGGCTCGCCGCCGGGCTCTACGTCGTGGACAACGTGCTCGGGCCGCAGGCGTTCGGCACCCCGATGAAGGTGACCGTCCGCCTGCCCGACGCGGCGGGCCTGGCCCGCGAGTCCCAGGTGACCTACCGCGGTGTCGACGCGGGCACGGTCAGCTCGGTCGACATCGACCCCGACGGCAAAGGCGTCACCCTCGAACTGACGCTCGACCCTGGCCTGCGGATTCCCGTCGACACCCAGGCCGTGATCAGCATGGACACGCCGGTCGCCATCCAGCACGTCGACTTGCGGCCCACCCATGACCGACCGCCGTACCTGACCGAGGGCAGCGTGATCGAGGCCAAGGACACGGCGGTGCCGCTGCCGCTGAACACGCTGCTCGTGCACTTCATGGAACTCGCCGACAGCGTCGACCCGGAGGACCTGCGGGTGCTCACCGACGCCCTGGCCACCGGCCTCAACGGGACGGGCCCGCAGCTGCGGCAGATCATGACCAACACGCAGACCCTGATGGACGCGCTGCGCGCCAACGAGCCGGTCCTGGTCAACCTGCTCACCAACGCCGACTCGGTGCTCGGCGCCGCCGACGGGCTGCCGAAGCTGGCCGCGGACATGCGCAGGCTCACCGACCAGGTGCGGGCGCAGGACCCGGCGATCCGCTCGATCCTCGACACCGCCCCCGGCTTCACCGCGACCCTGGCGCCGCTGATGGCGAACAACCAGCAGGGCGCGGCGGCATTACTGGGGAACCTGCTGACGACCAGCCAGATCGTCAGCGTGCGGATTCCCGCGCTGAAGGAGACGATGGTCGCCCTGCCCAGGGCGCTCGACGCGCTGGCCAGCACCGCGCACGGCGACACCGTCGACATGTACCTCGTCGGCGCGCAGGGGCCGGTGTGCTTCAACGACACCGACCGCCGGACACCGACCGACACCTCGCCACGCGACCCGCAGCTGGGCTGGCACTGCCAACCTGGTCCCGGGCTGTCGCAGCGCGGGGCGATGAACGCGCCGCGGCCGGTGGCGACGTACGACCCCGCGACCGGGCAGGGCCGCACGCCGTCCGGTGAGCGGTTCTCCGTGGGCGCGGGCGGTGGCCAGGCTGAAGTGCTCGGACCCCGTTCGTGGCAATCACTCTTCTTGCAGGGAGTCAGCTGA
- a CDS encoding alpha-amylase family protein — MELTRTADLWWKTAIVYCLDVETFFDSNGDGHGDFRGLAQKIDYLDRLGVTCVWLMPFYPSPDRDDGYDITDFYNVDPRLGTLGDFVEFLRTARDRGIRVIADLVVNHTSDQHPWFQSAREGPDSPYHDWYVWQDKPPAGAEKGIVFPDKETSLWTYDRKAKQYYLHRFYKHQPDLDVANPAVRDEIARVMGFWLELGLSGFRVDGVPFLLDTAGSDAAKDLPDPHEYLADLRAFLGRRRGDAVMLGEVNLPYKETMKFFGDGGGVADELTMCFDFIGMQKMYLSLARGDAGPLASALRKRPLPPRDGHWATFVRNHDELTLDKLTESERQEVFDAFGPDKDMQLYGRGLRRRLPSMVDGDERRVRMVYSLLYSLPGCPVLFYGEEIGMAEDLRAEGRLAVRTPMQWSPGRNGGFSTADPSELPGPIPEGRFGPEHVSVSAQEGDQDSLHSWIRLLIDRYRESPELAWGRYEVLDTGEPSVLAHRCDIDGTVVVLHNLADRAVSPEITLDDVDDSHLLVDLLHSGELPVSEKGVATVNLEPYGCRWLRVTDR; from the coding sequence GTGGAGCTGACCCGGACCGCCGACCTGTGGTGGAAGACCGCGATCGTGTACTGCCTGGATGTGGAGACGTTCTTCGACAGCAATGGCGACGGGCATGGCGACTTCCGCGGCCTGGCGCAGAAGATCGACTACCTGGACCGGCTGGGCGTCACGTGCGTGTGGCTGATGCCGTTCTACCCCTCCCCCGACCGCGACGACGGCTACGACATCACCGACTTCTACAACGTCGACCCGCGGCTGGGCACGCTCGGCGACTTCGTCGAGTTCCTGCGCACCGCGCGTGACCGGGGAATCCGGGTGATCGCCGACCTGGTCGTCAACCACACCTCCGACCAGCACCCGTGGTTCCAGAGCGCCCGAGAAGGCCCCGATTCGCCGTACCACGACTGGTATGTGTGGCAGGACAAGCCGCCCGCGGGCGCGGAGAAGGGCATCGTCTTCCCCGACAAGGAGACGAGCCTGTGGACCTACGACCGCAAGGCGAAGCAGTACTACCTGCACCGGTTCTACAAGCACCAGCCCGACCTCGACGTGGCCAACCCGGCGGTGCGCGACGAGATCGCCCGGGTGATGGGCTTCTGGCTGGAGCTGGGCCTGTCGGGGTTCCGGGTCGACGGGGTGCCGTTCCTGCTCGACACCGCGGGCAGCGACGCCGCGAAAGACCTGCCCGACCCGCACGAGTACCTGGCCGACCTGCGCGCGTTCCTGGGCCGCAGGCGCGGCGACGCGGTGATGCTCGGCGAGGTGAACCTGCCGTACAAGGAGACGATGAAGTTCTTCGGCGACGGTGGCGGGGTGGCCGACGAGCTGACGATGTGCTTCGACTTCATCGGCATGCAGAAGATGTACCTGTCGCTGGCCCGCGGCGACGCCGGGCCGCTGGCGTCGGCCCTGCGCAAACGCCCACTCCCCCCGCGCGACGGGCACTGGGCGACGTTCGTGCGCAACCACGACGAGCTGACGTTGGACAAGCTGACCGAGTCCGAACGACAGGAGGTGTTCGACGCGTTCGGCCCGGACAAGGACATGCAGCTCTACGGCCGCGGCCTGCGCAGGCGGCTGCCGTCGATGGTCGACGGGGACGAGCGGCGGGTGCGGATGGTCTACAGCCTGCTGTACTCGCTTCCCGGGTGCCCGGTTCTGTTCTACGGCGAGGAAATCGGCATGGCCGAGGACCTGCGCGCCGAGGGGCGGCTCGCGGTCCGCACGCCGATGCAGTGGAGTCCCGGTCGCAACGGCGGCTTCTCCACGGCGGATCCGTCGGAGTTGCCGGGCCCGATTCCCGAGGGCCGGTTCGGCCCGGAGCACGTCAGCGTCAGCGCGCAGGAGGGTGACCAGGACTCGCTGCACTCGTGGATCAGGCTCCTCATCGACCGGTACCGGGAGTCCCCGGAACTGGCGTGGGGCCGCTACGAGGTGCTCGACACCGGCGAGCCGTCCGTCCTGGCCCACCGCTGCGACATCGACGGGACCGTGGTCGTGCTGCACAACCTGGCCGACCGCGCGGTGTCCCCGGAGATCACCCTGGACGACGTGGACGACTCACACCTGCTGGTCGACCTGCTCCACAGCGGGGAGCTCCCGGTGTCGGAGAAGGGGGTGGCGACGGTCAACCTGGAACCGTACGGGTGCCGCTGGCTGCGGGTCACCGATCGGTGA